In a single window of the Candidatus Poribacteria bacterium genome:
- a CDS encoding ParA family protein, producing the protein MTAYAFWNNKGGVGKSFLSFVAATEYAHAYPDTDVYVIDLCPQANISEILLANPDVIHKLIGQTPRATVAGYLEARLNSPFRPLKDVFSYVCRPQDFNAKLPVNLLLVCGDNLLEILSGAIRQTSQFDLPEDAWKQVLSWIKDLTVALRQRSGNRDMIFIIDCNPSFAIYTQLALASAENVVVPFTSDDGSRRAVESVIALLYGNGMGNPKMETYAQLNFAKRAKEEGIAIPKLHTFVNNRIMHHEDKTSKAFEGVSVSIKKTLDDLHKKHRQVYATPRALPSERFIEIPDYHRACVMMTTTGIPSYHLQPGCNKFRGRQVQLEPEALRQFQEALANFVAYL; encoded by the coding sequence ATGACAGCTTACGCATTTTGGAACAACAAAGGAGGGGTTGGCAAGAGTTTCTTAAGCTTTGTTGCAGCAACCGAGTATGCACATGCTTATCCAGACACAGATGTGTATGTTATAGATCTGTGTCCACAAGCGAACATCTCTGAAATTTTGCTTGCTAATCCCGATGTGATTCATAAACTGATAGGGCAAACACCCCGGGCTACAGTTGCAGGCTACCTTGAAGCACGCCTAAATTCACCTTTCCGACCCCTCAAGGATGTGTTCTCCTACGTGTGTCGTCCTCAGGACTTTAATGCAAAACTTCCGGTCAATTTACTTTTAGTGTGTGGTGATAATCTGCTGGAAATTTTGTCAGGAGCGATTCGCCAGACATCTCAGTTTGATCTTCCGGAAGACGCGTGGAAACAGGTACTCAGTTGGATCAAAGACTTGACCGTTGCCTTGCGTCAGCGGAGCGGGAACAGAGATATGATTTTTATTATTGACTGTAATCCGAGTTTTGCTATCTATACCCAATTGGCACTCGCCTCCGCAGAGAACGTTGTCGTGCCTTTTACTTCTGATGATGGTTCACGTCGGGCTGTGGAGAGTGTCATCGCGCTGCTCTATGGCAACGGTATGGGTAACCCAAAAATGGAAACTTACGCCCAACTCAACTTTGCCAAAAGAGCGAAAGAAGAGGGGATCGCAATTCCGAAACTTCACACTTTCGTCAATAACCGTATCATGCACCATGAAGATAAAACAAGCAAGGCTTTTGAGGGTGTGAGTGTATCTATCAAGAAAACTCTGGATGATCTTCACAAAAAACATCGTCAAGTCTATGCAACCCCAAGAGCCTTACCGAGCGAAAGGTTCATAGAAATACCTGATTATCACAGGGCCTGTGTAATGATGACGACAACAGGAATCCCCTCATATCACCTGCAACCCGGATGCAATAAGTTTCGAGGTAGGCAAGTCCAACTTGAGCCCGAGGCATTGAGACAATTTCAGGAGGCACTTGCCAACTTTGTGGCGTATCTTTAG
- a CDS encoding site-specific DNA-methyltransferase: protein MPKLTEQEQQEIIRFIEADKPLPDKYRFLLFEDKREVELVWNGKTNEVCNIVLPFQTIENVDEPRAEKPSENNMQLALFDTRGRQRKGWTNKLIWGDNKLVLSSLKNGPLRETIEAQGGIKLIYIDPPFDVGADFSMDIEIGNETFTKDPNILEEIAYRDTWGQGADSFLAMIYERLVLIRDLLAEDGSIYVHCDWRVNSYIRLAMDETFGRKNFLNEIAWYYGGPSSVKVTYPRKYDTILLYSKTPDYFFQQQRGPLPSYLYERAREDSDGRQWVDQNLGKLTDETIGRMKSEGRIFETKTGGLRRKQYLDEMEGGQIDDVWDIPIINSQANESVFYPTQKPEELLERIMKTSSREGDLIADFFCGSGTTAAVAEKLGRKWIATDLGKFAIHTTRKRMIGVQRQLKADGKDYRAFEILNLGKYERQHYIGVNPNLREEEQQKQSVEREKAFIDLILCAYAAEKTDGFTSFQGKKAGRLVAIGPVNLPVTRLFVEEIILECRRHQITRVDVLGFEFEMGLFPNVLDEAKSKGLDISPKFIPAEVFDKRAVEQGQVVFHDMAFIEVKPHIQTGEKGKPATVTVELTDFSVFYSQDSISNADLIKMTVILYAMLKMSLCIVLRYLKCLRNY, encoded by the coding sequence ATGCCAAAACTCACTGAACAGGAACAACAAGAAATCATCCGCTTTATTGAGGCAGACAAACCGCTGCCCGACAAGTACCGCTTCCTGCTGTTTGAAGACAAACGCGAAGTCGAACTCGTCTGGAACGGCAAAACCAACGAAGTTTGCAACATTGTCCTCCCTTTCCAGACGATTGAGAACGTAGACGAACCCCGTGCCGAGAAACCTTCCGAAAACAACATGCAACTCGCGCTGTTTGACACACGCGGCCGCCAACGCAAAGGCTGGACAAACAAACTCATCTGGGGTGATAACAAACTGGTTTTATCATCACTCAAGAACGGACCGCTACGCGAGACGATTGAAGCACAAGGCGGAATCAAACTTATCTATATTGACCCACCTTTTGATGTAGGCGCGGACTTTTCCATGGATATTGAAATTGGGAACGAAACCTTTACCAAAGATCCAAATATCCTTGAAGAGATCGCCTACCGAGATACTTGGGGACAAGGAGCGGATTCGTTCCTTGCCATGATTTACGAGAGGTTGGTTCTGATACGGGATTTGTTGGCGGAGGATGGAAGTATTTATGTACATTGCGATTGGCGAGTAAATAGTTACATCCGTCTCGCAATGGATGAGACGTTTGGTAGAAAGAATTTTTTAAACGAGATTGCTTGGTATTACGGAGGACCTTCCTCTGTAAAAGTTACTTATCCAAGAAAATACGATACTATCTTGTTGTACTCTAAAACACCAGATTACTTTTTTCAACAGCAAAGGGGACCTTTACCGTCCTATTTATATGAAAGAGCGCGGGAGGATAGTGACGGTAGGCAATGGGTTGACCAAAATCTTGGAAAACTGACTGATGAAACAATTGGAAGGATGAAAAGCGAAGGTAGAATTTTTGAAACAAAAACGGGGGGATTAAGGAGAAAACAGTATTTGGATGAAATGGAAGGTGGACAGATTGATGATGTTTGGGATATTCCAATAATAAATTCGCAGGCTAATGAATCTGTTTTCTACCCAACTCAAAAACCAGAAGAACTTCTTGAACGGATTATGAAAACCTCTTCAAGAGAGGGGGATCTTATTGCCGACTTCTTCTGCGGTTCAGGCACCACTGCCGCCGTTGCTGAAAAACTGGGGCGTAAGTGGATAGCTACGGACCTCGGTAAGTTCGCTATCCATACCACCCGCAAACGGATGATTGGGGTGCAGCGTCAACTCAAAGCGGACGGTAAAGACTACCGCGCCTTTGAAATCCTCAATCTCGGCAAATATGAGCGTCAGCACTATATCGGTGTCAATCCAAACCTACGCGAGGAAGAACAGCAGAAACAATCGGTAGAGAGAGAAAAGGCGTTCATTGACCTCATTTTGTGTGCTTACGCTGCAGAAAAGACGGACGGTTTTACCAGTTTCCAAGGAAAGAAAGCAGGGAGACTCGTCGCAATCGGCCCGGTCAATCTGCCGGTGACGCGCCTCTTTGTGGAGGAAATTATCCTTGAGTGTCGCCGACATCAGATTACGCGTGTGGACGTTCTCGGGTTTGAGTTCGAGATGGGGCTGTTTCCGAACGTGTTAGATGAAGCGAAAAGCAAGGGACTTGACATTTCACCGAAATTCATTCCCGCCGAGGTTTTCGACAAACGAGCGGTGGAACAAGGTCAGGTTGTATTTCATGACATGGCGTTTATTGAGGTCAAACCCCACATCCAAACAGGTGAGAAAGGCAAACCCGCGACTGTAACGGTGGAACTAACCGATTTCTCTGTCTTTTACTCCCAAGATTCTATCTCCAACGCTGATTTGATAAAAATGACCGTTATATTGTACGCTATGTTGAAAATGAGTTTATGCATCGTCCTGAGATACCTGAAATGTCTTCGGAATTATTGA
- a CDS encoding DUF4325 domain-containing protein translates to MPESIKISVFGIVGSPLCVASSDGQEIYNRLNAALEANREVALSFHNVTALTSAFLNAAIGQLYGTFSEEKITSLLMMENMEQEDRDLLERVVDNAKLYFENPPRFNQAIREILEEEEDEL, encoded by the coding sequence ATGCCAGAAAGTATTAAGATATCCGTATTTGGAATTGTAGGTAGCCCTTTGTGCGTGGCTTCCAGCGACGGGCAGGAGATATATAACCGCCTCAACGCAGCTCTTGAAGCGAATCGAGAGGTAGCACTTTCATTTCACAACGTCACAGCTCTTACCTCTGCTTTCTTGAATGCAGCAATTGGTCAGTTGTATGGAACATTCAGTGAAGAAAAAATAACATCTTTGCTGATGATGGAGAATATGGAGCAAGAGGATAGGGATTTACTGGAACGTGTCGTTGATAATGCCAAATTGTATTTTGAAAATCCGCCCAGATTCAATCAAGCAATTCGGGAAATACTAGAGGAGGAAGAAGATGAACTATAA
- a CDS encoding PIN domain-containing protein — protein sequence MNYKAAEVRNYNFTDEDQLFLDTNIWFYIFGPQEPKYQRNRWMRIYSGAFKRILKAKSQIYIDVLVLSEFINRYARLKWNVDAPLDTEFKDFRTSQDFELVARNITADVKRLLNHCIRIKSGFAALDIDALLNDYATGDFDFNDQVITEICKNNRFTLITNDSDFKTQAIPILTANHSLLRN from the coding sequence ATGAACTATAAAGCAGCGGAGGTGCGTAACTACAACTTTACCGACGAGGACCAACTATTTCTGGATACCAATATCTGGTTTTACATCTTCGGTCCGCAGGAACCGAAGTATCAGAGAAATCGTTGGATGAGAATCTATTCTGGTGCTTTTAAGCGTATCTTGAAAGCGAAAAGCCAGATTTACATTGATGTTCTCGTCCTTTCAGAATTCATCAACAGATACGCCAGATTAAAATGGAATGTTGACGCACCTCTGGATACTGAATTCAAAGATTTTCGCACAAGCCAAGATTTCGAGCTAGTTGCTCGGAATATTACTGCTGATGTCAAGCGTCTTTTGAACCATTGTATACGGATCAAAAGTGGCTTTGCAGCGTTAGACATAGATGCGCTGCTGAATGATTATGCCACTGGTGATTTCGATTTCAATGATCAAGTCATAACAGAAATATGCAAAAATAACAGATTCACCTTAATCACAAACGACAGCGATTTCAAAACGCAGGCAATACCTATTCTCACTGCAAATCACTCTTTATTGAGAAATTGA
- a CDS encoding ATP-binding protein, with protein MTVKLKNIGILKQAEFSLGDLTIICGENNTGKTYAAYALYGFLKSWHNLIRIPVSDHQVHTLLTDSYLNIELAQYVKKTDQILAEACKRYSEQLDSVFAAPKGTFQDSEFHIKPNTVHVPPKGSVIDRIISHNEQFLISSRRKRSEELILTLTANRQEGREIDPVLVKDRMSFIINRVVFSCCFPRNLISSAERTGVATFRKELNFARDRLLKEMSQANPKMDPLELLLKSYQNYPLPIEANADFTRQLEDIGKNKSFIAKEHPEILKDFADIIGGEYVITQNDQLHYIPKGTRRKLTMVESSSAARALLDLSFYLNCIAEKGDLLMVDEPELSLHPENQRRIARLFARLANIGVKVFVTTHSDYIVKELNTLIMLNHDKPHLKRVAEENGYQDSELIQADQVKLYVAEKALMPLEEGQKRRRRGHTLVPANIDPELGIEVPSFDKTIDDMNRIQGDIVWGAE; from the coding sequence CTGACAGTAAAGTTAAAAAATATCGGTATCCTAAAGCAAGCAGAATTCTCGCTGGGGGATTTGACCATCATCTGTGGTGAAAATAACACCGGCAAAACTTACGCTGCTTACGCACTGTACGGTTTTTTAAAGTCTTGGCATAATTTGATCCGTATTCCGGTTAGTGATCATCAGGTCCATACTTTGCTTACAGATAGTTATCTTAATATAGAGTTAGCACAATATGTCAAGAAAACTGATCAGATACTTGCAGAGGCCTGTAAACGGTATTCTGAGCAACTGGATAGTGTTTTTGCGGCACCTAAAGGGACATTTCAGGACAGTGAGTTTCACATCAAGCCAAACACAGTTCATGTACCCCCCAAAGGAAGTGTCATAGACCGAATCATAAGCCATAACGAGCAGTTTCTTATCTCTTCGAGGAGAAAGCGGAGTGAAGAACTGATACTTACTTTAACCGCCAACAGACAGGAAGGAAGGGAAATTGATCCTGTTCTAGTAAAGGATCGCATGAGTTTTATAATCAACAGGGTTGTTTTTTCCTGTTGTTTTCCTCGTAACTTAATCTCCTCAGCTGAGCGCACCGGCGTGGCTACTTTTCGGAAGGAACTGAACTTCGCTCGGGACCGATTGCTTAAGGAAATGTCGCAAGCCAACCCAAAAATGGATCCACTCGAACTGCTGTTAAAATCGTATCAAAACTACCCCTTGCCAATAGAAGCCAATGCAGACTTTACACGCCAACTCGAAGATATCGGCAAGAACAAAAGTTTCATCGCCAAAGAACACCCTGAAATTTTGAAAGACTTCGCGGATATTATCGGGGGCGAATATGTCATTACACAAAACGATCAGCTCCACTATATCCCGAAAGGGACGCGGCGTAAATTGACAATGGTTGAAAGTTCAAGTGCCGCCCGTGCCCTCTTAGACCTCAGTTTTTATCTCAATTGTATTGCCGAAAAGGGGGACCTGCTAATGGTAGACGAACCTGAATTAAGCCTACACCCAGAAAATCAACGCCGTATCGCCAGACTCTTCGCACGGCTTGCGAATATAGGTGTTAAGGTCTTCGTGACGACCCATAGCGATTACATCGTCAAAGAACTGAATACGCTCATCATGCTCAATCACGACAAGCCTCACTTGAAAAGAGTTGCCGAAGAAAACGGTTATCAGGACAGTGAGTTAATTCAGGCGGATCAGGTCAAACTATACGTAGCGGAAAAAGCGTTAATGCCATTGGAAGAAGGACAAAAGAGACGGAGAAGGGGGCATACACTCGTACCAGCCAATATTGATCCTGAACTCGGCATTGAGGTACCTAGTTTTGACAAGACGATCGATGACATGAACAGGATTCAGGGAGATATTGTGTGGGGGGCAGAGTAA
- a CDS encoding phytanoyl-CoA dioxygenase family protein, whose product MKGKAMAHTSEALTDLDWHPLSNEDIQHFDDKGYLIIRNVLDSETVDKLIEVSDRLIASDLREKRQTYPNGLYDGFRNCVATDDAFIPLLAHKTMLSVVTQLLGAHLQLVVSHLIYKYPDPPGTPDTARVPGWHRDYGTATKVLGDKVPRVLLKCAYYLTDLSESNSGATLVVPGSNNLPDPIPVPEGQTDPEGAFEPSLRPGDCLLFENRIMHAGGANLTDQIRKAVMFGYGYRWLMPLDYRTQEQTLLDKLSPLGQYLVGEPFKKTKEYYAGGGDSPLAAWCEEHGVPAIRPIH is encoded by the coding sequence ATGAAAGGAAAAGCAATGGCACACACAAGCGAAGCATTAACCGATTTAGACTGGCACCCACTCTCCAATGAGGACATACAGCACTTTGACGATAAAGGCTACCTCATCATCCGGAACGTGCTGGACTCGGAGACGGTTGACAAACTGATTGAAGTGAGCGATCGACTCATAGCGAGTGATCTGCGTGAGAAACGCCAAACATACCCCAACGGCTTATACGACGGCTTCCGAAATTGCGTCGCTACTGATGATGCCTTCATCCCACTACTGGCGCACAAGACGATGCTCTCCGTTGTGACGCAACTTCTCGGTGCCCACTTGCAACTGGTGGTCTCGCACCTGATATACAAATACCCCGATCCACCGGGCACACCCGATACCGCTCGCGTCCCGGGGTGGCATCGAGACTACGGCACTGCGACAAAGGTCCTTGGCGACAAGGTGCCTCGCGTTTTACTAAAATGCGCCTACTACCTGACCGATTTGAGTGAATCCAACTCCGGTGCAACACTCGTTGTCCCCGGAAGCAACAATCTTCCTGATCCGATTCCCGTCCCAGAAGGGCAGACGGATCCAGAGGGTGCATTTGAACCGAGTTTACGTCCTGGAGATTGCCTGCTGTTTGAGAACCGTATCATGCACGCAGGAGGTGCGAACTTAACCGATCAGATTCGTAAAGCTGTGATGTTCGGCTATGGGTACCGATGGCTGATGCCGCTGGACTATCGAACGCAGGAACAGACGTTATTGGATAAACTATCGCCACTGGGTCAGTATCTGGTTGGAGAACCCTTCAAGAAGACGAAAGAATATTATGCCGGTGGTGGTGACAGCCCGCTCGCTGCATGGTGTGAAGAGCACGGTGTTCCAGCGATAAGACCAATCCATTAA
- a CDS encoding phytanoyl-CoA dioxygenase family protein yields the protein MAHANEAAIDLDWHPLSDEEIRHFDDTGYLIVRNVLDSDKIEELIEASDQLMASDRRENRQHNSNNRYDSFRNCVSIDDAFIPLLTQKTILPIVVQLLGAHLQLMTSHLIYKHPDPPDTPDTARMPGWHRDYAMATKTHGNKLPRILLKCAYYFTDLSEPNSGATLVAPGSNQLLERVPIPAGQADPEGALEPSLQPGDCLLFENRIFHAGGANLTDQTRKGVMFGYGYRWVMPMDYRTQEQTLLDKLTPLEQYLVGEPFQKTQEYHPGGSESPLEPWCEQHGAPAVRPVD from the coding sequence ATGGCACACGCAAACGAAGCAGCAATTGACCTCGACTGGCACCCACTCTCTGATGAAGAGATCCGCCATTTTGACGACACAGGCTATCTCATCGTCCGAAATGTGTTGGACTCGGATAAGATTGAAGAACTGATTGAGGCAAGCGATCAGCTCATGGCGAGTGATCGGCGTGAGAACCGCCAACACAACTCCAACAACCGATACGACAGTTTCCGAAATTGCGTCTCTATTGACGATGCCTTCATCCCTTTACTCACGCAGAAGACCATCCTCCCCATCGTGGTGCAACTTCTCGGTGCACACTTGCAACTGATGACTTCACACCTGATATACAAACACCCAGACCCACCCGACACACCCGACACCGCCCGTATGCCGGGGTGGCATCGGGATTACGCCATGGCGACGAAAACACACGGCAACAAGTTACCACGCATTCTATTAAAATGCGCTTACTACTTCACCGATCTGAGTGAACCCAATTCCGGCGCAACGCTCGTCGCCCCCGGTAGCAATCAACTGCTCGAACGGGTGCCCATTCCAGCAGGACAAGCAGATCCAGAGGGTGCCCTCGAACCGAGTTTACAACCCGGGGATTGCCTGCTGTTTGAAAACCGTATTTTCCATGCCGGAGGTGCAAACTTAACGGACCAGACCCGCAAAGGTGTGATGTTCGGTTATGGGTATCGTTGGGTGATGCCGATGGATTATCGGACACAGGAACAGACCTTGTTGGATAAACTAACGCCACTCGAGCAGTATCTGGTTGGAGAACCCTTCCAGAAAACACAGGAATACCATCCCGGTGGCAGTGAAAGTCCACTTGAGCCGTGGTGTGAGCAGCACGGTGCCCCAGCCGTGAGACCCGTCGATTAA
- a CDS encoding phytanoyl-CoA dioxygenase family protein, which translates to MMTPEQRYLFDVTGYLHLKNVMSEEELKAAQEAANEYINTPTEELPPGFNSSEKNLPNGFAFAKPLEALTMHRSTWPIIKELTNNKPQLLRGTMIADRAGASESEEGLRLHCAREDFGWHCNRYEVRNGRIFCDDFVVFPYLYDVHPGDGGLLVVPGTHKTFFDRPEHLYNNGRIKDADDLPEGVVNITPKAGDFVIISELLTHGALPWKPKDRYRCVLTLRYRPQHRGESRVSEEVRSRLSPETLELISQAGHYDTKEIVKKDVITLT; encoded by the coding sequence GTGATGACCCCTGAACAACGGTATCTTTTCGATGTTACCGGTTACCTTCACTTAAAGAATGTCATGAGCGAGGAAGAGTTGAAGGCAGCGCAAGAAGCGGCGAATGAATACATCAATACGCCTACCGAAGAGCTCCCACCGGGATTTAATTCCAGCGAAAAAAACCTCCCAAACGGTTTCGCCTTTGCGAAACCCTTAGAGGCACTCACGATGCACCGATCCACCTGGCCCATCATCAAGGAACTGACGAATAACAAACCGCAGTTGCTGCGCGGAACAATGATTGCAGATCGGGCAGGTGCGTCAGAGTCAGAGGAAGGACTCCGCTTGCATTGCGCACGCGAGGATTTCGGATGGCACTGCAACCGTTATGAGGTCCGAAACGGTCGCATTTTTTGCGACGATTTTGTCGTTTTTCCCTACCTGTACGATGTGCATCCAGGGGATGGTGGGTTGTTAGTCGTTCCGGGTACGCACAAGACCTTTTTCGATCGTCCGGAACACCTCTACAACAACGGAAGAATTAAGGATGCCGATGATCTTCCAGAAGGGGTCGTTAACATCACGCCGAAGGCGGGGGATTTCGTAATCATCTCTGAACTCTTGACGCACGGTGCCCTGCCTTGGAAGCCGAAAGATCGGTATCGTTGTGTCCTGACCTTACGCTATAGACCGCAACACCGTGGCGAGAGTCGGGTGTCGGAAGAGGTTAGATCGCGGTTGTCGCCGGAAACGCTGGAACTCATCTCCCAGGCGGGGCACTATGACACGAAAGAGATCGTTAAAAAAGACGTTATTACATTGACGTAA
- a CDS encoding alcohol dehydrogenase catalytic domain-containing protein: MLSYVVWEAIVRKMSKTMRAIMCREPWDYRLEEVPLPEAGPGEVVIKVDACGVCASDIKCYTGAPLFWGDEHRKPYVEAPVIAGHEFIGEVVELGPGAGEKYKLEIGDTAIAEQIVPCWECRYCRTGKYWLCQVHNIYGFQPVVNGGMADYMKFPARSLVYKVPSDIPTASAAVIEPLACSIHAVQRGDIEFGDVVVVAGAGTLGLGMIGAAKLKNPGVLIAIDLMPNRLEVAKKLGADIGINPSETDAVQEVLDLTEGYGCDVYIEATGHPKAVEQGLHMIRKAGTFVEFSVMREPVTVDWTIIGDTKELNIHGSHLGPYAYPLAIDYIHRGLIEVEHIVTHQLPLEDYLTGFEMVQKGADSIKVQLVP; this comes from the coding sequence ATGCTATCTTATGTCGTTTGGGAGGCGATAGTTAGAAAAATGTCGAAAACGATGCGAGCGATTATGTGTCGCGAACCGTGGGATTACCGCCTCGAAGAGGTCCCACTGCCGGAGGCGGGTCCCGGTGAAGTTGTCATTAAGGTGGACGCTTGCGGGGTCTGTGCAAGCGATATTAAGTGTTATACTGGCGCGCCGCTTTTCTGGGGTGATGAACATCGTAAACCCTACGTAGAGGCACCCGTTATTGCTGGGCACGAATTCATCGGTGAGGTCGTAGAACTCGGTCCGGGGGCAGGTGAGAAGTATAAACTTGAAATCGGTGATACGGCCATCGCAGAGCAGATCGTTCCGTGTTGGGAGTGTCGGTATTGTCGAACCGGGAAGTATTGGCTCTGCCAAGTCCACAACATCTACGGATTTCAACCGGTGGTCAACGGTGGTATGGCGGACTATATGAAGTTTCCGGCACGCTCGCTTGTTTACAAGGTACCTTCCGATATTCCGACAGCGAGTGCAGCAGTGATTGAACCGCTTGCTTGTTCTATTCATGCCGTTCAGCGCGGAGACATCGAATTCGGTGATGTTGTCGTCGTTGCCGGAGCAGGCACGCTTGGACTCGGTATGATCGGCGCGGCGAAGTTGAAAAATCCGGGTGTACTCATCGCGATTGACTTGATGCCGAACCGGTTAGAGGTCGCCAAAAAGTTGGGAGCGGATATTGGAATCAATCCCTCGGAAACGGATGCCGTTCAAGAGGTGTTAGACCTTACGGAGGGATACGGGTGTGATGTCTATATTGAGGCGACAGGACACCCGAAGGCAGTTGAACAGGGGCTACACATGATTCGAAAGGCGGGTACCTTCGTTGAATTCAGCGTTATGCGGGAACCGGTAACAGTGGACTGGACGATTATTGGGGACACAAAGGAGTTGAATATCCACGGTTCGCACTTGGGGCCGTATGCGTACCCCTTGGCGATTGACTATATCCACCGCGGTTTAATCGAGGTCGAGCATATTGTGACACATCAACTGCCGTTGGAAGACTATCTCACAGGCTTTGAGATGGTTCAGAAAGGGGCGGATTCGATTAAGGTGCAGTTAGTGCCGTGA
- a CDS encoding RNA methyltransferase — MKKQLRGKPLKDFLKQVKPPERELVFILQDVQDPVNVGSAFRIADACRVKELILTGISAQPPHPLLRKVARGKHRRVKWRYTEQAADAITSLKADGYTSCALEVTAQSIRYDAVDYPDKICLIVGHEDHGITKRTLAACDMVIYLPMYGTGASLNVHVSLGIAAYHILHF, encoded by the coding sequence ATTAAAAAGCAACTACGCGGTAAACCGCTCAAAGACTTTCTAAAGCAGGTGAAACCGCCGGAAAGAGAACTGGTTTTTATTCTGCAAGACGTACAAGACCCGGTGAATGTCGGTTCCGCGTTTCGGATAGCGGACGCCTGCCGTGTGAAAGAACTGATTTTAACAGGTATCAGCGCGCAACCGCCCCACCCATTGCTGCGCAAAGTGGCGCGCGGGAAACACCGACGGGTGAAATGGCGATACACGGAGCAAGCCGCAGACGCAATTACGTCGCTTAAAGCCGATGGTTACACGAGTTGTGCTTTAGAAGTCACTGCACAATCCATCCGTTACGATGCGGTGGACTATCCAGACAAAATCTGTCTCATCGTAGGGCACGAGGATCATGGCATAACGAAACGAACGCTTGCCGCCTGTGATATGGTAATTTATCTGCCGATGTATGGAACGGGAGCCTCCCTGAACGTTCATGTTTCGCTCGGTATCGCTGCCTATCACATCTTACATTTTTAA
- a CDS encoding aldo/keto reductase produces the protein MEYLAYGQTGLEISRLCFGAGHLNNTCENYEAGGKLMLKALDEGITFWDTAEGYGSQPHLGAAVRQISRDEVVIQTKTGAKDYEGAKASITRSLQEMQTDYLDVLLLHGISSPEDLVSREGALEAFREAKAAGKIRVIGCSTHIYTGPVMDAVIDHPELEVILTTANKEGKMLEGGPFDRHLEYLERAYSLGKGISIMKVIVAGDIPESEMPEWIEWGFNLETAHAINLGISDYPHITLDVGLARASARRRLIQRKAA, from the coding sequence ATGGAATATTTAGCATACGGACAAACGGGTTTAGAAATCTCACGCCTCTGCTTCGGGGCAGGACATCTTAACAACACTTGCGAAAACTATGAAGCTGGCGGTAAACTGATGTTGAAGGCACTTGACGAAGGGATTACGTTCTGGGATACCGCCGAAGGTTATGGCAGTCAACCGCACCTCGGAGCGGCAGTCCGTCAAATTTCTCGGGACGAAGTTGTTATCCAAACAAAAACGGGCGCGAAGGATTATGAGGGTGCTAAGGCAAGCATTACGCGTTCTCTTCAGGAAATGCAAACGGATTACTTAGATGTTCTATTGTTGCACGGTATCTCTTCCCCTGAAGATTTGGTATCGCGAGAGGGAGCACTCGAGGCGTTCCGAGAAGCGAAAGCGGCGGGCAAAATCCGAGTTATTGGCTGTTCCACACATATCTATACGGGTCCCGTGATGGACGCGGTAATTGATCATCCTGAACTTGAGGTCATTTTGACGACGGCGAATAAAGAGGGGAAGATGTTAGAAGGCGGTCCCTTTGACCGGCATCTGGAATACCTTGAACGGGCTTATTCGCTCGGTAAAGGCATCAGTATCATGAAGGTGATCGTCGCCGGTGATATTCCAGAGTCGGAGATGCCGGAGTGGATTGAGTGGGGCTTTAACCTCGAAACGGCACATGCGATCAACCTCGGTATCAGCGATTATCCCCACATCACGTTGGATGTCGGGCTTGCCCGTGCGAGTGCGAGACGCCGTTTGATACAACGCAAAGCGGCTTAA